The Eptesicus fuscus isolate TK198812 chromosome 17, DD_ASM_mEF_20220401, whole genome shotgun sequence genome has a window encoding:
- the FRAT2 gene encoding GSK-3-binding protein FRAT2 yields MPCRREEEEEAGEEAEGEEEEEQGSFLLLEQSVTLGGSGEVDRLVAQIGETLQLDAGQDSPASPCAPPGPPLQPLRIPAAVLADKARPPDRPLLLPPAPAAAVSPAPPGALRCALGDRGHVRGRAAPYFVAELAAGPSALPGPCRRGWLRSAVASRRLQQRRWPPPGARARDDDPHRLLQQLVLSGNLIKEAVRRLQRAVAAVAATGPVGPDHVARQPSGAWH; encoded by the coding sequence aTGCCGTGccggagggaggaagaagaggaagccGGCGAGGAAgcggagggggaggaagaggaggagcagggcagCTTCCTCCTGCTGGAGCAGTCGGTGACGCTGGGCGGCTCGGGCGAGGTGGACCGCCTGGTGGCCCAGATCGGCGAGACGCTGCAGCTGGACGCGGGGCAGGACAGCCCGGCTTCCCCGTGCGCGCCCCCCGGGCCGCCGCTGCAGCCCCTGCGGATCCCCGCGGCGGTGCTGGCGGACAAGGCCCGGCCCCCTGATcggccgctgctgctgccgcccgcgCCGGCCGCGGCGGTGAGCCCGGCGCCGCCGGGAGCCCTTCGTTGCGCCCTCGGGGACCGCGGCCACGTGCGGGGCCGGGCTGCGCCCTACTTTGTGGCCGAGCTCGCCGCAGGCCCAAGCGCGCTGCCGGGACCGTGCAGGCGGGGATGGTTGCGGAGCGCCGTCGCCTCCCGTCGCCTGCAGCAGCGACGATGGCCCCCACCCGGGGCGCGCGCCCGCGACGACGACCCGCACCGGCTCCTGCAACAGCTCGTGCTCTCGGGGAACCTCATCAAGGAGGCGGTGCGGAGGCTCCAGCGAGCTGTCGCCGCGGTTGCAGCCACAGGCCCGGTGGGACCGGACCACGTCGCCCGGCAGCCCTCGGGCGCCTGGCACTGA